CCACGTCCGGAGAAAGATGCGGCAATTTACCGTACACTTACCAAGCGAATTTGGAAGAGAAAATACAGCATAATTACTGAAACCTATGGATTTGATGAAGATAGCTGGGAGGCAAAAACAACACCTAAAGACGAAGCTTTCCGTCAATTCACAGATTCGTTTACAGCCGTAAAATGGCTTAATAATGGAGGAGTTTACTTATGAAAGTATTGGTTTTATATGATTATCCTCCATCTCCCGGAGGACTTGCCACGCAAGGAGATTTGCTTTACAAGGGACTTGTTGAAATGGGAATAGATGTCCATCCGGTGCATTTCGAATCGGCACAGGAAAAGGAATGGTATTACCGATGGTTTGAACCCGATGTGGTGGTTGGAGTTGGCTATTGGGGGCACACTCCACAGTTGATTCTTCATCCGCAGAGATATGGTGTTCAGCCTATTCCCTGGCTCGTTGCCGATGGTTATATCGCCAACTACCAGGAGGTTTTAAATGCACTTCCCCTAATCCTTGTAACGTCAAACTGGGTAAAAGAAATGTATGTTCGCGATGGCATTGATGGCAGCAAAATAGAAGTGTTGCCGGTTGGTTGCAATACGGATACGTTTATCCCTTTTCAAAAGAATGATCCCAAAATCCTGGCCGTTCGCGAAGCGTTGGGTGTTTCACCTGAGCAGTTAATGATCCTTACCGTTGGTGGCGACGCTGCATCCAAAGGGGCACAGGAAGTAATGCAGGCATTAGCGATTATCGATGCCCAAGCCCCCGACTGGAAATACGTATGCAAAGTATGGCCGCAACCACGAACCAAAACTCAAAATTTGCTCGATTTGGAAATGGCGGCACATCTCGGTATCGAAAAAAATGTAACCTATGCAACCAACACTATTTCGCGCAATTTTATGCCCTACCTGATTGGAGCATGTGATATTTATGCAGCTCCTTCGCGACTCGAAGGTTTTGGAATGCCGCAGGTGGAAGCCGGGGCATGCGGGAAACCGGTTATAAGTTTAAAAGCCATGGGAATGCTGGATACCCTAATTCATGGCGAAACGGCACTTCTGGCAAAAGTAGCACGTAAAATTGCTGTGAATGAAGTTGTTCTTGGCGAAGAATCGGGATTTGAAGATGAGCATAAAGTTACGTTTAAAGTACCTCGAACAGTCGATTACCGGGCAAATGTCCAGGATATTGCAAAGTATTTATTGCAACTAATGACTGATGCCGAATTACGCGAAAAAATGGGCAGAGCAGGCAGGGAAAGAGTGGTGGAAAATTTCGATTACCGGGTGGTGGCAAAACGCTTTGTACAGATCATCAACGATAAGTTGGGAATATATTGATATCGGCCCATTTTTTAATATAAAACAAATAACCATGAAACGAACAGAAAACAAAGTTGTCATCGTTACAGGCGGTGCTTTAGGAATTGGACGCGAAACAAGCATTTTATTGGCTAAGGAGGGTGCAAAAGTTGCCGTAACTGATGTTCTTGATAAAGAAGGTCAGAATTTAGTCGAAGAAATTAGTCAGTCAGGCGGAGTAGCAAAATTCTGGCATCTAAACGTAGCAGACGAAAAAGAGGTTGAAAAAGTTTATGCTGAAGTGGTCAAAGAATTTGGAAAACTGGATGCCACAGTTAATAATGCCGGAATTGCAGGTGCCGACAAGCCAACCCATGAGTTAACCGAAAAAGAGTGGGATGCGGTTATGAATATAAACGTAAAAGGAGTTTTCTTCTGCACCAAACATGCCATTCCTCACCTGCAAAAATCGGGCAAAGGAAGCATTGTAAACCTTTCCTCCATATACGGTTTAATTGGAGCAGGAGATATTCCTCCCTATCATGCTTCAAAAGGTGCAGTGAGGCTAATGACAAAAAATGATGCACTTATTTATGCAAAAGACAATATTAGAGTGAACTCCGTGCATCCGGGTTTTATCTGGACGCCACTGGTGGAACAGTTAGGTAAAAATAATCCTCAATTTAGAAAACAACTGGATAGCCTGCATCCGATAGGACATGTTGGCGAAGCGATTGACATCGCATACGGAATACTATATCTGGTATCTGACGAATCAAAATTTGTTACCGGAAGTGAATTAGTTATTGATGGAGGTTATACCTGTAAATAAATTTTGTGGAAAGTGAAAATCATTTTGTAAAAAGAAGCGGATGGCTGAGAGCCTCTGTATTAGGTGCCAATGATGGGATTCTTTCCACCACCAGTTTAGCCATTGGTGTTAGTGCCGCAAGTGTAGCGAGAGCCCCAATCATACTGGCAA
This is a stretch of genomic DNA from uncultured Draconibacterium sp.. It encodes these proteins:
- a CDS encoding glycosyltransferase family 4 protein; amino-acid sequence: MKVLVLYDYPPSPGGLATQGDLLYKGLVEMGIDVHPVHFESAQEKEWYYRWFEPDVVVGVGYWGHTPQLILHPQRYGVQPIPWLVADGYIANYQEVLNALPLILVTSNWVKEMYVRDGIDGSKIEVLPVGCNTDTFIPFQKNDPKILAVREALGVSPEQLMILTVGGDAASKGAQEVMQALAIIDAQAPDWKYVCKVWPQPRTKTQNLLDLEMAAHLGIEKNVTYATNTISRNFMPYLIGACDIYAAPSRLEGFGMPQVEAGACGKPVISLKAMGMLDTLIHGETALLAKVARKIAVNEVVLGEESGFEDEHKVTFKVPRTVDYRANVQDIAKYLLQLMTDAELREKMGRAGRERVVENFDYRVVAKRFVQIINDKLGIY
- a CDS encoding glucose 1-dehydrogenase; the protein is MKRTENKVVIVTGGALGIGRETSILLAKEGAKVAVTDVLDKEGQNLVEEISQSGGVAKFWHLNVADEKEVEKVYAEVVKEFGKLDATVNNAGIAGADKPTHELTEKEWDAVMNINVKGVFFCTKHAIPHLQKSGKGSIVNLSSIYGLIGAGDIPPYHASKGAVRLMTKNDALIYAKDNIRVNSVHPGFIWTPLVEQLGKNNPQFRKQLDSLHPIGHVGEAIDIAYGILYLVSDESKFVTGSELVIDGGYTCK